One Campylobacter sp. RM16192 genomic region harbors:
- a CDS encoding arginyltransferase has product MTISFCTLPSLCPYLKDRDSRMEYSYISDCDFDTNDAMVKHGFRRFGRYFSKPSCNNCQECVSIRVDAQNFKFSKSVRRTIKKNTNTSIFISDPIVDEEHLRLYRKYHKFMEKKREWKYYELDLVKYHDLYVAGYGNFGKEISYYADKKLVGVDLIDIVEDGISSIYFYYDPDFADLSLGKFSIYQQIYLALRLNLRWIYLGYYVKNCPSLVYKNEYKPYEGLKEYVDLDKEPIWKGLER; this is encoded by the coding sequence ATGACGATATCCTTCTGTACACTTCCCAGTCTTTGCCCATATCTTAAAGACAGAGACTCAAGGATGGAGTATAGTTATATAAGCGATTGCGATTTTGACACTAATGATGCGATGGTGAAACATGGCTTTAGGAGATTTGGCAGATATTTTTCTAAGCCAAGTTGTAATAACTGCCAAGAGTGCGTCAGCATAAGAGTTGATGCTCAAAATTTTAAATTTAGCAAATCCGTTCGTAGAACAATTAAAAAAAACACAAACACCTCTATATTTATTTCAGATCCGATTGTCGATGAAGAGCATCTAAGGCTATATAGAAAATATCATAAATTTATGGAAAAAAAGAGAGAGTGGAAGTATTACGAGCTCGACTTAGTAAAATACCATGATCTTTATGTAGCCGGATATGGAAATTTTGGTAAAGAGATCTCTTACTATGCAGATAAAAAACTTGTCGGAGTCGATCTTATAGATATTGTAGAGGATGGAATTTCATCAATTTATTTTTACTACGATCCTGATTTTGCCGATCTATCTTTAGGAAAATTTTCTATATACCAGCAAATTTATCTAGCGTTAAGACTAAATTTGCGCTGGATATACTTAGGCTATTATGTCAAAAACTGCCCTAGTTTGGTATATAAAAATGAATATAAGCCTTATGAAGGCTTGAAAGAATATGTAGATCTTGACAAAGAGCCTATTTGGAAGGGTCTGGAACGCTAA
- a CDS encoding adenylosuccinate lyase: MNIKQTLESLSIETNDSKLFSELQAMMKKNFTKTLGKKDKIISFYDENEMIQRKYFFKFITKIYNQTHKDELNIKFAEYTTIKLLYKQDNSLKITIFADIEFVGNEARFRFDRSNALFISYIAQKFKKSQIFINDDQNYLIIKISSANETSGFDELFDKSEHMSFCTYFRYDKDKFIKFKREANIQNSQKFVRRFSALADLFSEHFKTLECEQNSDFEGVRSKYLELVKIYHPDRHAQKSEKIKKEYREKFEKIQNAYESLKPYFKEQEIFVSA, from the coding sequence ATGAATATAAAGCAAACTTTAGAATCTTTAAGTATCGAAACAAACGATAGCAAACTTTTTTCTGAACTTCAAGCAATGATGAAAAAAAATTTCACTAAAACTCTTGGAAAAAAAGACAAAATCATCTCATTTTACGATGAAAACGAGATGATTCAGCGAAAATATTTCTTTAAATTTATTACTAAAATTTATAACCAGACACATAAAGATGAACTAAATATAAAATTTGCAGAATACACCACAATTAAACTACTGTATAAACAAGACAATTCTCTAAAAATTACTATCTTTGCAGATATAGAATTTGTAGGCAATGAGGCAAGATTTCGATTTGATAGATCAAACGCTCTTTTTATAAGCTATATTGCTCAAAAATTTAAAAAATCTCAAATTTTTATAAATGACGATCAAAATTACCTTATCATAAAAATAAGCAGTGCAAACGAAACATCAGGATTTGATGAGCTCTTTGATAAAAGTGAACATATGAGCTTTTGCACATATTTTAGATATGACAAAGATAAATTTATAAAATTTAAACGTGAAGCTAATATTCAAAATTCACAAAAATTTGTTCGCAGATTCTCAGCTTTGGCAGACTTATTTTCAGAGCATTTTAAAACACTTGAATGTGAGCAAAATAGTGATTTTGAGGGCGTTAGAAGCAAATATCTTGAGCTTGTTAAAATTTATCATCCGGATCGTCATGCACAAAAGTCTGAAAAAATAAAAAAAGAATATAGAGAAAAATTTGAAAAAATTCAAAATGCTTATGAGAGCTTAAAACCGTATTTTAAAGAGCAAGAGATATTTGTCAGCGCCTAG
- a CDS encoding RNA polymerase factor sigma-54: MLRQTESLALKGKLSATLRSWLPILSSSIEELKETLEPFVTDNPFVTIEHKNQSHSKKNYFNEISKNSVSDSIETYTIFKESLYDKLIPQIGKPLFPTKKSQDIAKKIVECLSEEGYFEWDDEVLAGFDRSDIESVRSRFAYLEPCGVGANDYKESFLFQLNEFEVDDELYESAKFVIENFENLDRITKINRYDEAIAIVRKFKNPPAIEYLSDQIAKIPDIFINSGSAGIEISINDEFYPEILLDTEGLDAKNEFVSSRIKEAKDLIDALDMRKATLRKIALMIVEYQYDYFFGGDMKPMKLKDIADDLGRNPSTISRAISNKYLQCSRGLIPIKSFFSAAIDEEVSNSTIKDFVADVVKNENPKKPLSDLKILELIQSKFGVTMVRRTITKYRKALNIGSSSERKRIYMMQG; the protein is encoded by the coding sequence ATGTTGCGTCAAACAGAGTCGCTTGCTCTAAAAGGTAAGTTATCTGCCACTCTTAGAAGTTGGCTTCCGATATTAAGTTCAAGCATTGAAGAGTTAAAAGAGACTCTGGAGCCATTTGTTACAGACAATCCGTTTGTAACCATAGAACATAAAAATCAAAGTCATTCAAAAAAGAATTACTTTAATGAAATTTCTAAAAATTCAGTTAGTGACAGTATTGAAACCTATACTATTTTTAAAGAGAGTTTGTATGACAAACTAATACCTCAGATAGGTAAACCTCTTTTTCCTACGAAAAAGTCTCAAGATATTGCCAAAAAGATAGTAGAGTGTCTAAGTGAAGAGGGGTATTTTGAGTGGGATGATGAGGTCTTGGCAGGATTTGATAGGAGTGATATTGAAAGTGTGAGATCACGCTTTGCCTATCTTGAACCGTGTGGTGTGGGAGCAAATGATTATAAAGAGAGTTTTTTGTTTCAGCTTAATGAATTTGAAGTCGATGACGAGCTATACGAGAGTGCTAAATTTGTAATAGAAAATTTTGAAAATTTAGACAGGATTACTAAAATCAATAGGTATGATGAGGCTATTGCCATAGTGCGTAAGTTTAAAAATCCTCCTGCAATTGAGTATTTAAGCGATCAAATAGCAAAGATTCCAGATATCTTTATAAATAGTGGCAGTGCCGGAATAGAGATAAGTATAAATGATGAATTTTATCCTGAAATTTTACTTGATACTGAAGGTCTTGATGCTAAAAATGAGTTTGTAAGTAGTCGCATAAAAGAGGCGAAAGATCTCATCGATGCCCTTGATATGCGCAAAGCCACTCTTAGAAAAATAGCTTTAATGATAGTGGAATATCAATATGATTATTTTTTCGGTGGAGATATGAAGCCAATGAAGCTAAAAGATATTGCAGATGATCTTGGCAGAAATCCATCCACTATCTCTAGAGCGATTTCAAATAAATATCTACAATGTTCGCGAGGATTGATTCCTATAAAAAGCTTTTTTTCCGCAGCTATTGATGAAGAAGTCTCAAATTCTACAATTAAGGATTTTGTGGCTGATGTTGTGAAGAACGAAAATCCGAAAAAACCTCTAAGCGATCTTAAAATTTTAGAGCTTATACAATCAAAATTTGGTGTAACTATGGTAAGAAGAACCATCACAAAATACAGAAAAGCCCTAAATATAGGCAGCTCTAGTGAAAGAAAAAGAATATATATGATGCAAGGCTAG
- the lptB gene encoding LPS export ABC transporter ATP-binding protein, with product MHKLEIKELKKTIKKSNIIKGISLEVKSGEVVGLLGPNGAGKTTTFYMICGLITPSSGNILLDDVDITNVPLHKRAQMGIGYLPQESSIFKDLSVEENLLLGAEILYKDNEVIEKKVNDMLNLLNIEPIRLRKGVSLSGGERRRCEIARSLMITPKFLLLDEPFAGVDPIAVFDIQNIVRDLKNLGIGVLITDHNVRETLAICDRAYVIKDGSLLAFGNAKEVANDKLVKTHYLGEEFRLLE from the coding sequence GTGCATAAACTTGAGATAAAAGAGCTAAAAAAAACTATTAAAAAATCAAATATAATTAAAGGAATCTCCCTTGAGGTAAAAAGCGGAGAAGTTGTGGGTTTGCTTGGTCCAAACGGGGCTGGCAAGACGACAACTTTTTATATGATTTGCGGATTAATTACGCCAAGTAGCGGAAATATACTGCTTGATGATGTCGATATTACAAATGTTCCGCTTCATAAAAGAGCACAAATGGGTATAGGATATCTGCCTCAAGAATCTAGTATATTTAAGGATTTAAGTGTAGAGGAGAATTTGCTTCTTGGGGCTGAAATTTTATATAAAGATAATGAAGTCATAGAAAAAAAAGTAAATGATATGCTAAATCTACTAAATATTGAGCCGATTCGTCTAAGAAAGGGTGTGAGCCTAAGCGGAGGCGAGAGGAGGCGCTGTGAGATAGCAAGAAGTCTGATGATAACACCTAAATTTTTACTTCTTGATGAGCCTTTTGCTGGAGTTGATCCGATAGCTGTATTTGATATTCAAAATATAGTAAGAGATCTTAAAAATTTAGGCATAGGTGTATTAATAACCGATCATAACGTGCGTGAAACTTTGGCGATTTGCGATAGAGCGTATGTTATAAAAGACGGTTCTTTATTGGCTTTTGGAAATGCCAAAGAGGTGGCTAACGATAAACTCGTTAAAACTCATTACCTTGGCGAAGAATTCAGGCTTTTAGAATAA
- the tsaE gene encoding tRNA (adenosine(37)-N6)-threonylcarbamoyltransferase complex ATPase subunit type 1 TsaE, with amino-acid sequence MKREFILNLNELDELTKILPQEGVIILKGDLASGKTTLVKAIAKARGIDSDVTSPTFSVMQGYENNVFHYDIFQNGFEEILKNGLFENFFEDGLHLVEWGDDELEEMLKKFNIAYVKILITPHERGRKYEVLGA; translated from the coding sequence ATGAAGAGAGAATTTATTCTAAATTTAAACGAGCTTGACGAGCTTACTAAAATTCTCCCACAAGAGGGAGTTATAATATTAAAAGGCGATCTGGCTAGCGGCAAAACTACTTTAGTAAAAGCCATCGCTAAGGCTCGTGGCATAGATTCCGATGTCACTTCTCCTACTTTTTCTGTCATGCAAGGATATGAAAATAACGTATTTCACTATGATATTTTTCAAAATGGATTTGAAGAAATTTTAAAAAATGGACTATTTGAGAATTTCTTTGAAGATGGGTTACACTTAGTAGAGTGGGGTGATGATGAGCTTGAAGAGATGCTTAAAAAATTTAATATTGCTTATGTTAAAATTTTAATTACACCTCATGAAAGAGGACGAAAATACGAGGTTTTAGGTGCATAA
- a CDS encoding RNA-binding S4 domain-containing protein, producing MRVDKFLNTVNITKRRAISEDMCKSGVVSINSVVAKPAKEVKIGDIISIKFLTKEVRYQVLAIPVTKSIPKTSQSEYVKEL from the coding sequence ATGAGAGTAGATAAATTTTTAAACACAGTAAATATTACAAAACGCCGCGCGATTAGTGAGGATATGTGCAAGAGCGGTGTCGTCAGCATCAATAGCGTTGTTGCAAAACCTGCAAAAGAGGTAAAAATAGGCGACATAATAAGTATTAAATTTCTTACAAAAGAGGTCAGGTATCAAGTCTTGGCAATCCCTGTGACAAAAAGTATCCCAAAAACATCACAAAGCGAGTATGTAAAAGAGCTATGA
- a CDS encoding argininosuccinate synthase, with amino-acid sequence MKKDIKKVVLAYSGGLDTSIILKWLQDEYQCEVVTFTADIGQGEELEPARVKALELGIKPENIFIEDLKEEFARDFVFPMFRANAVYEGEYLLGTSIARPLIAKRQAEIANSVGADGVSHGATGKGNDQVRFELGYYALGDNLTIIAPWREWDLNSREKLLAYAEKNGIKIEKKPGKSPYSMDANLLHISYEGLILENPAHAPEEDMWRWSVSPKNAPNESEIIEIGYEKGDPVSINGKKLNPAELLAEINRLGAKHGIGRLDLVENRSVGMKSRGCYETPGGTIMLKAHRAIESITLDRGAAHLKDEIMPRYAELIYNGYWWSPERLMLQALIDKSQENVNGTVKVELYKGNVIVLGRDSKTDNLFNEAFCTFEEDTVFDQKDANGFIKLNALRFIIGKKAGRKFK; translated from the coding sequence ATGAAAAAAGATATTAAAAAGGTTGTGCTGGCTTATTCTGGTGGTCTTGATACAAGCATTATTTTAAAATGGCTTCAAGATGAATATCAGTGTGAGGTTGTTACATTTACTGCCGACATAGGACAAGGCGAAGAGCTTGAACCGGCAAGAGTTAAAGCGCTAGAACTTGGAATCAAACCTGAAAATATCTTTATAGAAGATCTAAAAGAGGAATTTGCAAGAGATTTTGTATTTCCAATGTTTAGAGCAAATGCTGTTTATGAAGGAGAATACCTGCTTGGAACATCAATAGCTCGCCCATTAATAGCAAAACGTCAGGCAGAGATAGCCAATAGTGTAGGAGCTGATGGAGTAAGTCACGGAGCTACAGGAAAAGGAAATGATCAGGTACGTTTTGAACTTGGATACTACGCACTTGGTGACAACTTAACTATAATTGCTCCTTGGAGAGAGTGGGATCTAAACAGCCGAGAAAAACTACTTGCATATGCTGAGAAAAACGGTATAAAAATAGAGAAAAAACCTGGCAAAAGCCCATATTCAATGGACGCAAATTTACTTCATATAAGCTATGAGGGTCTAATATTAGAAAATCCAGCCCACGCTCCAGAAGAAGATATGTGGAGATGGAGCGTAAGCCCTAAAAATGCCCCAAACGAAAGTGAGATAATAGAAATAGGATACGAAAAAGGCGATCCTGTAAGCATAAACGGCAAAAAACTAAATCCAGCCGAACTTTTAGCAGAGATAAACCGCTTAGGTGCAAAGCACGGTATAGGAAGGCTTGATTTAGTAGAAAATCGCTCTGTAGGTATGAAGAGTAGAGGCTGCTACGAAACTCCTGGCGGTACAATAATGCTAAAAGCGCACCGCGCAATAGAAAGCATAACACTAGACCGCGGAGCCGCTCACCTCAAAGACGAGATTATGCCAAGATATGCAGAGCTCATCTATAACGGCTACTGGTGGTCTCCTGAGCGCTTAATGCTTCAAGCATTAATAGACAAGAGTCAAGAAAACGTAAATGGCACTGTCAAAGTAGAGCTATACAAAGGAAATGTAATAGTATTAGGAAGAGATAGCAAAACAGACAATCTATTTAATGAAGCATTCTGCACATTTGAAGAAGACACTGTATTTGATCAAAAAGATGCAAACGGATTTATAAAACTAAATGCACTTCGCTTCATAATAGGCAAAAAAGCTGGAAGAAAATTTAAATAA
- the rplI gene encoding 50S ribosomal protein L9 produces MKVLLIKDVKSLGKAGEIKEVKEGYGNNFLIGKGLAKAATPEVLRQYEAEQKRKADELKYELSNLAILKEQLEKVTVLIKKQLGANGSLFGAVTKDEIAHVLETNHHLIVDKKNIDTDGHLKATGIYDVDVKLGHGIHAKLKIQVEGE; encoded by the coding sequence TTGAAAGTATTATTAATAAAAGATGTAAAATCTCTAGGAAAAGCAGGAGAAATAAAAGAGGTAAAAGAAGGATATGGAAATAACTTCTTAATAGGAAAAGGTTTAGCAAAAGCTGCTACTCCTGAAGTTTTAAGGCAGTATGAAGCAGAACAAAAAAGAAAAGCTGATGAGCTAAAATATGAGCTTTCAAATTTAGCCATCCTAAAAGAGCAACTTGAAAAAGTAACTGTTCTTATAAAAAAACAACTTGGGGCAAACGGTTCTTTATTTGGAGCGGTTACAAAAGATGAAATTGCACATGTGCTTGAAACAAATCACCATTTAATCGTAGATAAAAAAAATATAGACACAGATGGGCATCTCAAAGCTACCGGAATTTATGATGTTGATGTAAAGCTAGGACATGGAATACACGCAAAACTCAAAATTCAAGTAGAGGGCGAATAA
- the hslV gene encoding ATP-dependent protease subunit HslV, whose amino-acid sequence MFHATTILAYKGKNRSVIGGDGQVSFGNTVLKGNAVKIRKIYNGKVLAGFAGSTADAFNLFDMFENNLEHTKGDLLKAVIEFSKEWRKDKYLRKLEAMMLVLDRDKIFLLSGNGDVVEPEDGKIAAIGSGGNFALSAARALDKFSDVDEETLVKESLKIAGELCIYTNTNIKTYILE is encoded by the coding sequence GTGTTTCACGCTACTACTATTCTGGCATACAAGGGCAAAAATAGATCTGTTATCGGCGGAGACGGTCAAGTTAGCTTTGGCAATACTGTATTAAAAGGCAATGCAGTAAAAATTCGTAAAATTTATAACGGCAAAGTTCTAGCTGGCTTTGCCGGAAGCACTGCCGATGCTTTTAATCTGTTTGATATGTTTGAAAATAATCTAGAGCATACAAAAGGTGATTTGCTAAAAGCCGTGATTGAATTTAGCAAAGAGTGGCGCAAAGATAAGTATTTAAGAAAATTAGAAGCCATGATGTTAGTGCTTGATCGAGACAAAATTTTTCTTTTAAGCGGAAATGGAGATGTAGTAGAACCAGAAGATGGCAAAATAGCCGCCATAGGAAGTGGTGGAAATTTCGCGCTTTCGGCAGCTCGCGCACTTGATAAATTTAGCGATGTAGATGAAGAGACTCTAGTAAAAGAGAGTCTTAAAATAGCAGGAGAACTTTGTATCTACACAAATACAAATATCAAAACATACATTTTAGAATAA
- the hslU gene encoding HslU--HslV peptidase ATPase subunit, giving the protein MNLTPKEIVKFLDDYVIGQKDAKKIIAIALRNRYRRMKLEKSMQDDIMPKNILMIGSTGVGKTEIARRLSKMMGLPFIKVEASKYTEVGFVGRDVESMIRDLAMSAVNLVKSEFREKNSDKINEYIKDKIIKKLLPPLPTAASEEKKADYEKSYEKMAIKLANGDLDDLSIEIEITQSGFDAGANMPPDMAQMQESFIKIIGLTNKTIKKEMKVKDAKEALKNEASEKILDMESIKTEALRRAENEGIIFIDEIDKVAVSYGNSGRQDPSKEGVQRDLLPIVEGSSVTTKFGTIKTDHILFIAAGAFHISKPSDLIPELQGRFPLRVELNSLDEDALYQILTQPKNSLLKQYEALLKTENVELKFTDEAIRAIAKIAQSANEKMEDIGARRLHTVVERVIEDISFEANENSGKTIEITKELVEERLGNIVQDQDLARYIL; this is encoded by the coding sequence ATGAATTTAACCCCAAAAGAGATAGTGAAATTTTTAGATGATTATGTTATAGGGCAAAAAGACGCAAAAAAGATCATTGCAATTGCACTAAGAAACAGATATCGCAGAATGAAATTAGAAAAGTCTATGCAAGATGACATAATGCCAAAAAATATACTTATGATAGGATCAACCGGTGTAGGAAAAACTGAAATAGCAAGAAGACTCTCTAAGATGATGGGGCTTCCTTTTATTAAAGTAGAAGCTAGTAAATATACAGAAGTTGGCTTTGTGGGGCGCGATGTAGAGTCTATGATAAGAGATCTTGCCATGTCTGCTGTAAACTTAGTCAAATCGGAATTTAGAGAAAAAAATAGCGACAAAATAAATGAATACATAAAAGATAAGATTATAAAAAAACTACTTCCGCCACTTCCAACAGCAGCAAGCGAAGAGAAAAAAGCAGACTACGAAAAAAGCTATGAAAAAATGGCGATAAAGCTTGCAAATGGGGACTTAGACGACCTGAGCATAGAGATAGAGATAACTCAAAGCGGATTTGATGCGGGCGCTAATATGCCACCAGATATGGCGCAGATGCAAGAGAGCTTCATAAAAATAATAGGACTTACAAATAAGACTATAAAAAAAGAAATGAAGGTAAAAGACGCCAAAGAAGCTCTAAAAAATGAGGCTAGCGAGAAAATTTTAGATATGGAAAGCATTAAGACTGAGGCATTAAGAAGAGCTGAAAATGAAGGGATAATATTCATAGATGAAATTGATAAAGTCGCTGTAAGCTATGGAAATTCTGGCAGGCAAGATCCTAGCAAAGAAGGAGTTCAAAGAGACCTGCTACCTATAGTGGAAGGCTCTAGCGTAACTACTAAATTTGGCACGATAAAAACAGATCATATACTATTTATTGCCGCTGGTGCATTTCATATAAGCAAACCAAGCGATCTTATTCCTGAGCTTCAAGGACGCTTTCCTTTAAGAGTGGAGTTAAACAGTCTTGACGAGGATGCATTGTATCAAATTTTAACTCAGCCAAAAAATTCTCTATTAAAACAATATGAGGCACTTTTAAAAACTGAAAATGTAGAGCTTAAATTTACCGATGAGGCAATAAGAGCTATAGCTAAAATAGCACAAAGCGCAAATGAGAAAATGGAAGACATAGGGGCCAGAAGACTTCATACCGTGGTCGAAAGAGTGATAGAAGATATTAGTTTTGAAGCTAATGAGAATAGTGGTAAAACTATAGAGATAACAAAAGAGCTAGTAGAAGAAAGACTTGGCAATATAGTGCAAGACCAAGATTTGGCAAGATATATATTATGA
- the era gene encoding GTPase Era codes for MKSGFVSIIGRTNAGKSSLLNFLLDAKIAIVSHKLNATRRKISGIVMHEKDQIIFTDTPGLHESNKTLNKLMINETIKSMGDCDAIIFLASIHDNTDEYEKFLNLNPKKPHILVLTKVDEVSNGNTLEKITYYQKFQDKFVALVPFSVKKQTYKKPLLDEICKLLPEHEYFYDPQFLTPTNEKEIYKEFILESIYENLNDELPYSTDVIIDRVQEKDEIINIFSTIITDRDGHKSIIIGKNGETLKRIGISSRKTISKFTNKKIFLKLIVIVKKDWHKSEKIINKINNY; via the coding sequence ATGAAATCAGGCTTTGTTAGTATAATAGGTAGAACAAACGCGGGCAAAAGCTCGCTCTTAAATTTCTTACTTGACGCTAAAATAGCAATTGTTTCTCATAAGCTAAATGCTACCAGACGAAAAATTAGCGGAATAGTAATGCATGAAAAAGATCAGATTATCTTTACCGACACCCCAGGCCTTCATGAAAGCAACAAAACTCTAAACAAACTAATGATAAACGAGACTATAAAATCTATGGGCGATTGCGATGCTATAATATTTTTAGCGTCAATTCATGATAACACTGATGAGTACGAAAAATTTTTAAATCTAAATCCTAAAAAACCGCATATCCTAGTTCTTACTAAAGTTGACGAGGTTTCAAATGGTAACACCCTAGAAAAGATAACGTATTATCAAAAATTTCAGGATAAATTTGTAGCCCTAGTTCCATTTAGTGTTAAAAAGCAAACTTACAAAAAGCCACTATTAGATGAAATTTGTAAGCTTCTACCGGAACATGAATATTTTTATGACCCTCAATTTCTAACACCTACAAACGAAAAAGAGATATATAAAGAATTTATATTAGAGTCTATTTATGAGAACTTAAACGATGAACTTCCCTACTCTACTGATGTAATTATAGACAGAGTCCAAGAAAAAGATGAAATTATAAATATATTTTCTACAATAATAACCGACAGAGATGGGCATAAGTCAATTATAATAGGCAAAAATGGAGAGACTTTAAAAAGAATAGGAATCAGCTCTAGAAAAACTATATCAAAGTTTACCAATAAAAAAATATTTTTAAAACTTATAGTAATCGTGAAAAAAGATTGGCATAAAAGTGAAAAAATAATAAATAAAATAAATAACTATTGA
- the pilO gene encoding type 4a pilus biogenesis protein PilO, which translates to MKKNSTLAKIDNYFDGKKDTEVSIIFLMSLAITIFLTYFLTWNQAQQYYESVLNQNDEISRKLNDTNNYLASVTVNGDINFKIKEQQKLLNSLNKELNIAQFKNKYFDNKLYELSYLLFNEQNWARFLDNLAFLANKNNIKITKISNEFKNPTPKKIEQVLNIKIDIEGNFKDIIGYINSIEESDLVVDVNNIHISSSTKNLIGTIGIYVWGMKY; encoded by the coding sequence ATGAAAAAAAATAGTACTTTAGCAAAAATAGACAATTATTTTGATGGCAAAAAAGACACCGAAGTATCAATAATATTTCTTATGTCGCTCGCTATAACCATTTTTTTAACATATTTTTTAACCTGGAATCAAGCACAACAATACTATGAATCAGTGCTTAATCAAAATGATGAAATATCAAGAAAGTTAAATGATACAAATAATTATTTAGCTTCTGTTACAGTTAATGGGGATATAAATTTTAAAATTAAAGAACAACAAAAACTTTTAAACTCTTTAAATAAAGAGCTCAATATAGCACAATTTAAAAATAAATATTTTGACAATAAACTATATGAACTATCATATCTTCTTTTTAATGAGCAAAATTGGGCTAGATTTTTAGACAATCTTGCATTTTTAGCAAATAAAAACAACATTAAAATAACCAAAATTTCAAATGAGTTTAAAAATCCTACTCCCAAAAAAATAGAGCAAGTATTAAATATAAAAATAGATATAGAAGGCAATTTTAAAGATATTATAGGGTATATAAATTCAATAGAAGAATCTGATTTAGTAGTTGACGTTAACAATATTCACATTAGTTCATCTACAAAAAATCTTATTGGAACTATTGGCATATATGTATGGGGGATGAAATATTAA